One genomic segment of Desmodus rotundus isolate HL8 chromosome 5, HLdesRot8A.1, whole genome shotgun sequence includes these proteins:
- the MDH1 gene encoding malate dehydrogenase, cytoplasmic — MPEPIRVLVTGAAGQIAYSLLYSIGNGSVFGKDQPIILVLLDITPMMGVLDGVLMELQDCALPLLKDVIATDKEEVAFKDLDIAVLVGSMPRRDGMERKDLLKANVNIFKSQGAALEKYAKKSVKVIVVGNPANTNCLTASKSAPSIPKENFSCLTRLDHNRAKAQIAIKLGVTSDDVKNVIIWGNHSSTQYPDVNHAKVKLQGKEIGVYEALKDDSWLKGEFITTVQQRGAAVIKARKLSSAMSAAKAICDHIRDIWFGTPEGEFVSMGVISDGNSYGVPDDLLYSFPVTIKNKTWKIVEGLPINDFSREKMDITAKELTEEKTTALEFLSSA, encoded by the exons ATG CCTGAGCCAATCAGAGTCCTTGTGACTGGAGCAGCTGGTCAAATTGCATATTCACTGCTGTACAGTATTGGaaatggatctgtctttggtAAAGACCAG CCTATCATTCTTGTGCTGTTGGATATTACTCCCATGATGGGTGTCCTGGATGGTGTCCTAATGGAACTGCAAGACTGCGCCCTTCCCCTCCTGAAGG ATGTCATCGCAACGGATAAAGaagaggttgccttcaaagaccTGGATATAGCCGTTCTTGTGGGCTCCATGCCAAGAAGGGATGGCATGGAGAGGAAGGATTTACTCAAAGCAAATGTGAATATCTTCAAATCCCAGGGTGCAGCCTTGGAGAAATATGCCAAGAAGTCAGTTAAG GTGATTGTGGTGGGAAACCCAGCCAACACCAACTGTCTGACGGCCTCTAAGTCAGCACCATCCATCCCCAAGGAGAACTTCAGTTGCTTGACACGTTTGGATCATAACCGAGCTAAAGCTCAG ATTGCTATCAAACTTGGTGTGACTTCTGATGACGTAAAGAATGTCATTATCTGGGGAAACCATTCCTCAACTCAGTATCCAGATGTCAACCATGCCAAAGTGAAACTGCAAGGAAAGGAAATTGGCGTTTATGAAGCTCTGAAAGATGACAGCTGGCTCAAGGGAGAATTCATCACA ACGGTGCAGCAGCGTGGCGCGGCTGTCATCAAGGCCCGGAAACTATCCAGTGCAATGTCTGCTGCGAAAGCCATCTGTGACCACATCAGAGACATCTGGTTTGGGACCCCAGAG GGagagtttgtgtccatgggtgtTATCTCTGACGGCAACTCCTATGGTGTTCCTGATGATCTGCTCTACTCATTCCCTGTTACAATCAAG AATAAGACATGGAAGATTGTTGAAGGTCTCCCTATTAATGATTTCTCACGTGAGAAGATGGATATCACTGCAAAGGaactaacagaagaaaaaacaactgcTTTAGaatttctttcctctgcctga